DNA from Thermococcus argininiproducens:
TGGAAAGATAATGAGCAGAAGAACAGGTATTTCATTTGAGGTGTATATATGGTTTACTTTGCTATTGGTTGTTGCAGCATTCGTAGCTGTTACTGCAAGACTGCTCGTTTTAACTCCACAAGCAGCAACAGCAACGTTACTGTTCCTTTTAGTGGCAATACTCCTAGGATGGATGATGTACAAGATGAACGTTAACTTCTACGTTGCAACAGCAATAGGATTGATACTCCTTGTGATAGCAGTGTGGATTGGATTTAAGAACCCCTTGATATTTGTTCCAGGGCAAACAGATGCTACCAGTGCTGCTTATACTCAAGCATACCACTACTGGAATATTATATTGATGGTTTATATCATCATTGCATCGTCATTACCAGTATGGGTACTTCTCCAACCCAGAGATTACTTAAACGCTTACATTCTATGGTTTGGTCTCCTCATTGGAGGTATTGCATTTATAGCCCTTGCGAAGCCATTTGAGGCTCCAGGGTTTACGATGTGGTCAGCAAATGTTGTTGGAGGACAACCCTCGCCCTTCTGGCCAACAGTACCGTTGGTAATTGCATGTGGTGCCTTAAGTGGTTTCCACTCCATAGTTGGTTCTGGAACATCATCAAAGCAACTTGACAAAGAAATTCACGGATTACTTGTTGGCTATGGTGGAATGTTCACTGAAGGATTCCTTTCTACAATCGTTATCACTGCTATAGCAGTTTATGGTGTCAAATTAACTGGACTTAATGTTGCTGAATGGGGAACCCAGTATATTACCAAGGGTGGACTTGGAACATTTATCGGTGGTTATGCACAAGGATTGGCCGATTTCTATGGAATAGACATTACACTAGGTAAGACATTTGCAACTCTTTGGATTGCAGCATTCACATTGACTTCACTTGACACTGCTACAAGGCTTGGAAGATTTGCATGGCAGGAGTTATTTGGAATGGTAACTGATACCAGCCAGGGAATCTGGAATACTCTCACAAACAAGTGGATTGCTTCTATAATAATTGCAGGTCTCGGAACTTGGATGGCATGGGGCGCTGGATATAAGGTACTATGGCCAGCATTTGCAGGTATGAACCAGTTGTTGGCTTCAATTGCTATGATGACAGCAGCTTTGTGGGCATACAAGGTACAAAACGCTGGAAAATGGAGTTATGCAGTACTAATTCCTGCACTCTTCTTATGGATTACAGTTACGGTAGCTATTGTCTGGTATCTCATAGTGATTCCATTGCCCAACATGAGTACAACTATAGCAGTAAAAGGTGCTCTCTCAGTAGGTCTATTACTCAACTTCCTACTTGGATACGACTTCTATCTTGCATGGAAGAGGCCGACAGAAGAGTATGAGGTTGCTCCAGCGTGAGCCTTCTTTCTTTAATTTTTAAATTTTCCGTATTTTAAATAATTTTTGAGGTGATGACATGGCGAAAAAACTTTTAAGAAAGATCTTATATTGGGTTTTAATGCCTGTTCGTGTTCTTTGGGAGTTTAATAAGGGGTTCAAGCTTTATTATCTTAGGGGGATCCAGTGGGAACTTGAAGAGTTAGAGAATGTTTTTGCTCTTCTTTTGTTGGGTAGTTATGTGGGGATCCCAAATCCTCCTGTAGATATTAGCTACCGGCTTCTTCCCCATATGGTTAGGGAAATCTATATTATGCAAAAGAAATCTGTTAATTCATTAACCATAAAGACGGGGTGGTTAAATGTTTGAGAATATAAAAGCATTTTTTAAAGGTTTTTTCAGGTCATTCAAAGCACGCTCAACAGAGTATATTGAATTTGAAGAGAGAGAACTTGAAAATGTCTTTGCCTTGGTACTTATGGGGTCATTCGTAGGGGTCCCATCCCCTCCAACGACACTTGTTATGAGGTTAATGCCTCATATGATTAGGGAAATTTATGTCATGCAAAGAAGAGCTGGTGAGATGGATGATATATTTGGAGAAATTGCCGCAATGTTTGAAATTACATGAGGTGATAAAATGAAAGAGTATTTATTTCCACAAGAAGGTTTTAGAGTTTTATTTTTCATAGGGAAGGGAGGAGTTGGTAAAACAACTACTTCGGCAGCCGTTTCAGTTGCTTTAGCTAGGAAGGGTTATAAAACTCTGATAGTGTCAATAGATCCTGCTCACAACCTTGGTGATGTATTTGAAGTTAAACTAGAGGATAAGCCTAAACAGATAACTGAAAACCTTTATGCAATGGAACTTGATATGGAGAAGTTAATCAAGAATTATTTGAAACATTTAGAGGAAAATCTAAAGCATATGTACCGTTACCTTACAGTAATAAATCTAGAGAAATACTTTGAAGTCCTCAGCTTTTCCCCGGGTATAGAGGAGTATGCTACACTTGAGGCGATTAGAGAAATATTGCAAGAAGGGAATAGGTGGGACATTATAATCTTTGACACACCACCTACGGGATTAACCCTTAGAGTGTTAGCTCTTCCAGAAATTGCACTTATATGGACAAAAAAGCTCATAGAAATTAGGAAAAAGATTTTAGAAAAGAGAAGAGCTATAGAAAATATCCAAGGAGAACGAAAGTTTGTAATTGAAGGTGAAAAGTATAAACTTCCGAGTAGGGAGGAAGAAGATCCTGTTATGAGGGAACTGAGAAGTTATGAGGGAGAAATAAAACTCGTTCGTGAAACTATCACTAATTCTAAAAGAACCAGTGTAATTGCAGTGATGAATCCAGAAATGCTTCCTTTATACGAGACAGAAAGGGCTCATGAAGCATTAAGAAAGTTTAAGATTCCTTTTAATTTGGTAGTCATAAACAAGATTATTGAACTTGAGGAGGATATTCCAAGGATAAGAGTAAAAATAGAGGCTCAGAAAAAAGTATTAAGGGAAATAGAAGGAATATTCAGGGGAATTGACATTGTAATGGTACCTATGTTTGAAGAGGAGCCCAGAGGTATAGAATGGCTGGAAAAAATTGGAGGGTTAATAGTTGGAGATTGAGGAAATCTATGAAGAACTCAAAAAAGTTAGAGAGCCAATAAGTGGGGAGGATATAGTGAGCCTTGGCATTGTGAGTTTAATAAGAAAGGAGGATGATAAAGTAGTTATCTTTTTGGGTCTTGCTCGTAGGACTCCTAGACATCCTTTTGAAATGGCTCTTAACTGGGCAGTGCATGCACGGATTGTTAAGGATATAGTAAAGGTTTTAGAGGGCAAAGTTAACTTTGAGATAATTGATGATATGACATTTCAGAGATATTATCCAATAAAGGAGGTTTAATAATGAAGGTTACTCCTGAGATGTTGCTTTTGATAATGGTTTTGGGTGCAGTGGCAGCTTTACAGTTCTATAAAGGCAGAAGATTGAACTTAAGCATAATGGAATACTACTTACGGACAATAGAAAGTATAGTAAAACCGAAAGACAAAGAATACGTGTGGATAGGTGGATATGTAGGATTTAGGGCATTTTATAAGGTCAATGAGGGCAATTTGGATAAGTTTGAATATACTTTGACACTTCTACCAAGACAAAGCATTCTCTATTTCCCAATTTCAAAGATAGTTAATAGGCATGACAAGATATATTTTGTTATAAAACCTTACACCACAATTAGACGTGAAGTACACTTGATTCAGAGGGGCTATTATAGGTTTAAACCGAAGATTGAGGATGAAGAACTTCTTCAGAGGGAAGTGATTGAAGTGAATGGAAAACAGTACGAGGTGCTCTTTGAGAAAAGACGCGATGTAGAGCTACTTAGAGACTTCATTCAAGGATTTTCTAAAGCTGAAAATGTTAAGCATGTATCACTTACTCCAAAAACCAACGTACTATATGTCTTCATGAAGCCAGAGGTTGAAACCATAGAGCAGGACGTGAGACATATAATCCGTTTTGTTAATGAAAGTTTAAAAGAGAGCCCCTTCGAGAGATGAAGACAAAAACCTAATAAATTTCTTTTTAAATTTTTACTCATGATAGAAAGACTTTTTGCCCTTGGCTATTCAAAAGAGTTTGCAGAGCGTTATTATCAACTTTGGGGCGAGAGGGCTTTAAGAATAGCTGAAGCAATGGAAAAATCTCTTCCAAGATGCTTTCGAGTCAATACCCTTCGTGTTGGTGTATCAAAGCTTACTAAGATGTTAAACAAAAAAGGGTTTCAATTTAAGCGCGTCCCCTGGGCTAGAGAAGGCTTTTGTTTAACTAGAGAGCCTTTTTCTATCACCTCGACTCCAGAATATCTGGGAGGGTTAATTTATATCCAAGAAGCCTCTTCAATGTATCCACCAGTGGCCCTTGAGCCAAAGCCTGGAGAAATTGTAGCAGACATGGCTGCAGCTCCAGGAGGAAAGACATCTTATATGGCCCAACTGATGGAAAACAAGGGAGTAATATATGCTTTTGATGTAGGGGGAGACCGACTAAAAGAGACCAGACTTAATCTTTCAAGACTTGGAGTGACAAATACCATCCTCGTTCATAAAAGTTCTCTGTATATGGGAGAACTTGGCATGGAGTTTGATAAAATTCTTTTGGACGCTCCCTGTACTGGTAGTGGTACAATTCATAAAAATCCAGAAAGAAAAGCAAATAGAACAATTAAAGATATTAAATTCTGTCAAAACCTGCAAATACAAATGATTAAGGTTGCATTAGAGAATCTAAAGGTTGGGGGAGTGTTGGTATATTCTACATGTTCATTGGAACCAGAGGAGAATGAATTTGTGATTCAGTGGGTGCTCGATAACTTTGATGTTACACTTTTACCTCTTCGATTTGGCGAACCGGCCTTGACCTCTCCATTTGACATAGAGCTTAGTTCTGAACTCTCTAAAGCAAGACGATTCTATCCGGATGAACATAATACTAGTGGTTTTTTTGTGGCGAAGGTACAGAAAAAATTCTAAAATAGAAAGAAAAACATTTAATAACATGCTAATAACAATAATTTTAGGTGAATTCCAATGAGGTTGCAATTGGGGGACTTTTTAAATGATATCTGTGAGGGAGAGAGAATATTCATTGAGTATGAATCCACGTCGCATCCAGAACTTTTTCTTGATGGATTGGTGAAATGGAGCAATGAAGAGGGGATACCACTCTTAATAGTTGACATGCTGGATACATTTCATCTCTTTGTCCAGCAGCTTAGATTTTTGGGATATGGCACTCATCATTTGGAAAATCTCTGTGTTATTAAAGGAGGAGGCAAGGTTGAACTTGGAGAGGTAATTGGAAGGGTTAGAATAATGGAAGAGTTCTACGTGCAACTTAAAGAGTATAATGATGCAGTAAGGTTATTCTTCGAAAAGGTCAAATCTGATAAGGCCGTTATTGTGTTTTTGGGCACGGAAAAGTTCATGTACTCCTTCCAGGAATCTTCCTATAGGGTCGAGGAGTATTTTGATAAAGTTGTAAGAAGGCCATTGTTTAAGGGAAACATGATCTTTGTTTTTGCTCTGAAGGGTCTCATGAGTGCTCAGGTCAAGGCCCTATGGTATGAGAGCTCCACAAGAGTTCTTGAGATTAATGGTAGAGGAGACAGATTTTTTATTAAAAAAGCACCTAAACTTGATCATTTGGGTGGGGTGATAGAATTATGACTTCCACAGTGGATGAAATCCTGGAATATACAAAATCGGTGATGTGGAGAGAAGGAATTGTCATAGAATATTCTTCTAGTGAGCCCATTCATTTAATTTTTAAATGGCTGGTAGAAATCTCTAAGAAAAATGCTGACAATATGCTTGTCTTGGATGTTCTGGATATTTTATCAATGTTAAAATTAAATCTTGATGTGGCCGGAGAGGATACATCTTTCATACATGAGCTTGATGTAATAAAAATAGGAGGGAACATAAAGCTTGGTAAAATAATAGGCTATGTTGATCCCCACCAAGATATTACAGTATACGCATCTAAGTATTCCAAAATTCTTCGGGAATATTATGAAACCCATAAAAATATAGTGTATTTCATCTTCGGAATGGAAAAGCTTGTGCATCTGCAGGAAAGGAAAGAGGCATTTGAATTATACGCTACAAATTACACACGGTATGTTTTTGGCGATGAAGAGAGGGTGGGAATTTATTTCATAAACAGGGATATAGCAACAAGGGCACTGCTTTTACAAGTAGAAGAGGCAGCTTCTAGAGTGGTAGAAGTTATCCACGAAGAAGGAACATTAAAAATTAAAATTAGAAAGTCTCCACGTTTGGATGATTATGGAAAGGAATTCAAGATTCCCCTTGAAGATCTTCGTCATTTAAAATTTTAGTTTCAATTTCGTGAAGTATTTTTCTAGTTTCTTCACTTAACAAACTTTCAAGCTCATCTCGTGCTGCCTTAGCAACATCAAATTTTGAGGAATATTCTCTGGAAACTTCTATCCAAGGAATTTTCTTCTTTTCCACAAACACATCGATATCTGCAAATCGTTGATATCCTCTATATTCTAGTCCCTTGAGAAGGAATTTTATCCTGAGGGGATCTTCCCAAGTTATGAGTTTTATCTTGTAAACTCTAATTCTCATAAAAGGCCTTGGATAGTCCCAGTCCCATCCTTCGCTTACAACGTATCCTAGATCGAGATCTTCAAGAACTAAAAGCACACGCTCAATATTTTCTTCGTATCTCTTTTTTGTGTCATATATTCTTATGGTTATTTCTCGCCATCCCTCTGGAAGTAACTTAAAAAGCAGGATTGGTAAGTCTATTCTGAGGGCTCTATATACATCTATGAAGTTTTTCTTGATTAAAAAGGCTCCTTTTAAATCTCCTACACTGAGATGTTCGACAAGCTTTTTGTCCGTTACTAAAAGAAGAGTATCTTTCTCCTCTCCTTCGTTTACTCCTCGGGCAAAGCTAGTCTCAATTGCATTGTATCTTTGAGGGATTATTTCCGAGATTTTTTCTGCTTCTTTAGGAACTCTCAACAATATTATTTGTGGTCCGAGATTTGCTCTGTCAAAAGGGGCTTTTGCATTTAAAAGTTCTTTTAATACGCTATCGCTTCTCATTTTTATCAAAAAGGCTCCTCTCGTTAGGTCAAGTATAGTTTTCCATTCTTCGGCCGGTGTTACAAAAACAATAGTATCAAGTTCACCACTTTGGTTCCATGCTTCCTCAACGGATGTCTTTGGAACTCCAAAAAGGTTGGTGATGAAATTCTCTCCAACTTCAACGTTAGAGGTTCTTAAAAATAACATTGAAGGTCCAAAACGCATTAATCTCATTATAATCCCCTCATCACTCTATAACCTCTTTCAAAATTTGTTCCATCTGGGTATTTGACCTTAATAACACGTTTGCTTTGTGGGAGAATGAAATTAATGTTTAGGATTCCATTTAAGCCTTTCTCGATAACTTTAAAGTTATGCCCATACAATGCAAAATCAATGGGTTCATTGTTTTTTAACTCACAAGGTTCGTGGGCCAAAGCCAGTCTAATTCCTTCTATTTCTATGATGCCACCAGGCTTTACTATTTTTGCCTTTCTAGAAAATTTTTTGAGTATTTCTGGATCATCTTCATTTCCAGGCACTATATATACTGTGGCGTTAGAGTTTTCGAGAATATCTAAAAGTTCTTGAACTCTCTTTTTATATCTATCCTTAAGTTCGGGCCGTCTTTCGAGTTTTATATTGTCTACGAGATCTCCGGTATGAATTATGTACTTTGGCCTACTCTTTTCTATTAAGTTGAGAATGAATGAGTATATGTTATCTGGTGTATCACTTATGTGCATGATCTTTGATTCTGAAGTCTCAAGTAATTCCTCTGGAAGACCTCTTCTTCTTAGAAAACTTGGAAGGCTAAATCTCATCTTAAATATTTTTTCGATAGCATTTTATATAATTTTGGCTTAAGAAAGAAGAGGTGGTTTATAGTGCGGGTGTTGGTATTAGGTGCAGGTAACGTTGGAAAGGCTATAGCTTGGGATTTAAAAGATGAGTTTGATGTTTCTGTTGGCGATGTAAGTGAAAGGAGATTAAAAGAACTCTCAAAATTTGTAAAAACCATAAAAATAGATGCCTCGGACTTTAATGAGCTAGTTAGAATCATGCGGCAATCTGAATTAGTTATTGGAGCACTGCCAGGTAGGTTCGGTTATTCTACTGTTAAAGCCGCAATTAAAGCAGGTGTTGATATAGTTGATGTTTCTTTTATGCCTGAAAATCCTCTTGAGCTCCAAAAAGAGGCAGAAAAAAATCAGGTGACGGTGGTATTTGACGCTGGCTTTGCCCCGGGTCTCAGCCATATATTTTTAGGAAGAATTTATCAGAAAATGGATGAACTCAAAGAGGCCTATATTTATGTCGGAGGCCTTCCAAAAGAGCCTAAGCCCCCATTATATTATAGAATAACATGGTCTCCTTATGATTTAATTGAAGAATATACTAGGCCTGCGAGAATTGTAAAGGATGGAGAGATATTATCAGTAGATCCATTGGGGGATATTAAAATCATTGAAATTAATGGGAAGAAATTTGAGGGATTTATAAGTGATGGTCTGCGTTCGCTTCTTGAGAATATTAATGCTAAGAGGCTAGAGGAATGGACACTCCGCTGGCCAGGGCATTTAGCCAAGATGAAAATCTTAAGGGAACTTAGATTCTTCAATCCGGAAAACTTGGAAAATACTCTTAATGTGATATCCCCCTTAATGACGTATGAAAGCCCGGATTTTTCAATAATGGAAGTTATTGGAAAAGGCAGAATTAGTGGTAAACCTATGGAACTTAGATATTTTCTGTATGATGAAGAAAAAGATGGCTTTACATCGATGGCCCGTGTCACCGGTTTTACGACAGCCATAATAGCTCGCATTGTAGGTAGAGGTGCTTGTGCATATGGTGTTATCCCTCCGGAGATCTTAGGAATGAGAGAAGACACATATCTAGAAATAATGAATGGACTTAAGAATAGAGGTATTCAAATAGAGGTGAGTAAAAATGCTTCATCTGATAATAGCTGACAGTGAGCTTGAGCTTGTCCCAAAAAAGCTTCGAAACCATCCTATAATTATCAACTATGCAAAAAAGAGAAACAAACGACCAGAGGAGGTTCTTCTTGATTCTACCTATCATCATTCTGTATTGAAATCTTTAAAGGATGGAGAAAGAAGAGGTAGGCCTGATATAGTTCACCTATGCCTCATGAATGCCTTGGAGAGTATCTTGAATAAGGAAGGCAAGCTTAGGGTTTATGTGCACACGAGGAATAATGAGGTGATTTACATAAAACCTGAAACAAGGCTACCAAGGAACTACAACCGCTTTGTGGGGCTAATGGAGAGTTTATTCAAGAATAAGGTTGTTCCTAAAGATTTAGCACTATTGAGAATTGAGGAGAAGACTCTTTCTAAACTCATCCAGGAGATAGTCCCAGATGCAGTGTTTATCATGCATGAGGAAGGAAAATTTATGATGCCTAAGGAGTTTGGAAAGAAACTGACTAAGTACACTTCACCCGTAGTCATCGTGGGCGGCTTTCCTCATGGAGACTTTCTAAGCGATATAAAGGGAGAAAAAGTCAGCATTTACAGAGAACCGCTTATGGCATGGACTGTTGTGAATGAAGTTATAGTTAGTTATGAAACCAGTTTACTCTGCTGACCTTCTCTCCGCTCTTAAGGGCAAGGCTTTCAAAAGAAAAAGTAAATCTTCTTCAAAAATTTTTTAAATGAGTAAAATAAACCACATCAAGAACATTTGTGGGAGGTAAAGAAAATGGGAGACAAAACCAGAGTTCAGGTTAGTAAGCTCAAACCTGGGAGATATATCCTTATTGATAATGAACCGTGCAGAATAGGCAACATTACAGTTTCATCCCCTGGAAAACACGGTTCAGCAAAGGCAAGAATCGAGGCAGTTGGAATCTTCGATGGCAAAGTTAGGAGCATTGTAAAGCCAACAAGCGCAGAGGTTGATGTTCCAATTATCGACAAGAGAACCGGGCAAATCATAGCCATCACCCCTGATACAATCCAACTTATGGACATGGAAACTTACGATCTCTTTGATGTTCCAATAGCTACAGGGGTTAACGAGGACATCAAAGATAAACTTAAAGAGGGAATCAACGTTGAGTACTGGGAAACTCTTGGAAGAATAAAGATCATGAAGCTTAAGGGAGAAAGCGAGTGAACTTTTTTCTTATTTTTGTTTAAAATTCTGTGTTATTCTTACAAGATTCTTCGGGTTTTTTATAACTTGAGTTGCTACGTTGATTCCTTCTTGTATAGCTTCATTGAGAGAATATCCCTTTGCTATATTTGCCATCACTGTTCCAAAAAGTGAATCTCCAGCTCCTGTGAGCTCCACAATGTTAGTTTTCTTTGCGGGTACTTTAATAACCTCGTTGTCTTCAGTAAGTGCAATAACTCCTCTTTCTCCCATACTTAATATAATATTCTTCGCTCCTGCGTTTTTAAAGGCCTTTAATGCTTCTTCTGGAGTTTTTACTCCAAAGAGTTCTTTAGCATCTTCAAATGAGGGTTTAACATAATCTGCCATTGCGAGGGCCTGTAGTAGATTTTCTTTTTTAGCATTCCATTTCTTCCATATTTCTTTACGATAATTGGGGTCTATTGAGATCAATACTCCTTCTTCCTTTGCTTTTTTTAATGCTTTAAGAATGGCCTCACTAGCAGGCTTCAGAGAGAGTGCAAATGCAGAGGTATGTACAATATCTGCTTTTTTCCAATTTCTCTCAATTGTATCATAGGTTAAGAACCTGTCAGCTCCTCTATAGATTATAAAATCTTTTCCAGCTTCTTTTATTAAAACTAGGGTTGTGTTTTGGCCTATACGAAGTGGCTTTATGTTTGAATTCAAGTATCTGAGTTCACTTTCTATGTGGTCTGCTAAAAAGTCATTTCCTATAGTGCCAATAAATTTCACTTTTGTCCCAGCTTGTTCAGCATAATAAGAAAAGTTAAGGACAGAGCCACCAGCGTGCATACTTATTTGATTATTTATGAGTTTTAAGTCAACTAATGCTTCTCCTAATGCCAAAATATCAGTCATGTTGTCACCTCATAATCCTTTAAAGAGTTGGAGTACTTGTTCGGCCACACTATGCCAGGAGTATCTTTCGAGAACTTTCTGATATGCTCTCTCCGCAAAGGTATCTCTCTTCTCCTTATTCTTTAACAGCTCTGCAATCTTGGTTCCCATTTCTTCAGAATTTTTCGGGTCTACTAAGAATCCATCGTAACCATCTTCTAGAACTTCTGCGGGACCTCCAAACTTTGTTCCCACCATAGCAGTTTTACATGCCATTGCTTCAAGCATGACTATTCCAAATGGCTCGTATGGAGAGGGAAGAACAAAGACATCTGCTGCTGAATAGTATTTTGGAACTAGTTCTCTCGGCTCTATTGCGGGAATTATCTTTACACGATCCTCAACTTTCAATTCTTTAATTAAACGTAAAAGCTTCTGTTTTTCTGGTTCTTCTTCCTTTGCTCCAGTTCCGGTACTTATTAGAACTAGAAAATCTCCCTCGTAATGCTCTTTAATATAGGGAACACTCTTTATGAGCAAGTCTAAACCCTTTCTTGGGTCAAGTCTTGCTAGAGTGAAGACCAATGGTACTTTTGGAAGTTTAAGCTCCTTTTTTAACTTCTCTTTCTCTCCTATTGGTTTATAAAAGCTCGTATCAACCCCTATGGGGATCACGTGGATTTTATTCTCGTCAATTTCATAAAGGGTAGCTATGTCTTTCTTTTCAATGTTTGTAGTTGCTATTACAGCATCACTCTTATCGTAAATCTCTTTTTCGAGAGCAATCCTATCTTTGTATGGTTCAAAGTCCCCTAGAGCTTTTGCTTTCAGAATTCCAAGAGAATGGGAAGTATGTACCATTTTAACTTCAAATATTTCCTTGAGTTTTAATCCTACAAAACCACCATCCCAGTAGTGAGTATGGAGAATTTCATAATTTCTTTCTTTCATGTATATGGCAATCTTTTCAGTGAATTCTGGTAAATATGGTATTAGCTTCTCCTTCGGAATGAAGCCTTCAGGGCCACATTCTATCCTAATTACCCTAACATTTTCGTTAATGTGTTCTATAGGGGGTTTTCCACCCCTCTGCCTGGTGAACATATCTACTTCTACTCCCAACTCTCCTAGATGCTTACTTAGTTCTTTAATGTAGACACACTGACCTCCGGTGTCTGGTTCACCCAATTTCCCCAATGGATCTCCATGAGGAGTTATCATTGCTATTCTCATTTTATCACCCCTCTAACACTCTTGTGGCAATATTCTCAGGATTGAGTAACAAAGATCTAGATTTTGCCTTGATTTATGGGTAATTTTCTCCATATAATCTCCAGAAGACCTTGTTAAGCCACTCATTAAACCATGCGATTTTGATTTCTTTTCCATAGAAGCTAAATCTACATGCTGGTGCTGTGATAGCTCCAATGTACTTATCCGCTGCTCCATAGTACATGATCCACTTCCCCTTG
Protein-coding regions in this window:
- a CDS encoding saccharopine dehydrogenase family protein, whose amino-acid sequence is MRVLVLGAGNVGKAIAWDLKDEFDVSVGDVSERRLKELSKFVKTIKIDASDFNELVRIMRQSELVIGALPGRFGYSTVKAAIKAGVDIVDVSFMPENPLELQKEAEKNQVTVVFDAGFAPGLSHIFLGRIYQKMDELKEAYIYVGGLPKEPKPPLYYRITWSPYDLIEEYTRPARIVKDGEILSVDPLGDIKIIEINGKKFEGFISDGLRSLLENINAKRLEEWTLRWPGHLAKMKILRELRFFNPENLENTLNVISPLMTYESPDFSIMEVIGKGRISGKPMELRYFLYDEEKDGFTSMARVTGFTTAIIARIVGRGACAYGVIPPEILGMREDTYLEIMNGLKNRGIQIEVSKNASSDNS
- a CDS encoding iron-sulfur cluster assembly protein, producing the protein MEIEEIYEELKKVREPISGEDIVSLGIVSLIRKEDDKVVIFLGLARRTPRHPFEMALNWAVHARIVKDIVKVLEGKVNFEIIDDMTFQRYYPIKEV
- a CDS encoding NOL1/NOP2/sun family putative RNA methylase, which produces MIERLFALGYSKEFAERYYQLWGERALRIAEAMEKSLPRCFRVNTLRVGVSKLTKMLNKKGFQFKRVPWAREGFCLTREPFSITSTPEYLGGLIYIQEASSMYPPVALEPKPGEIVADMAAAPGGKTSYMAQLMENKGVIYAFDVGGDRLKETRLNLSRLGVTNTILVHKSSLYMGELGMEFDKILLDAPCTGSGTIHKNPERKANRTIKDIKFCQNLQIQMIKVALENLKVGGVLVYSTCSLEPEENEFVIQWVLDNFDVTLLPLRFGEPALTSPFDIELSSELSKARRFYPDEHNTSGFFVAKVQKKF
- a CDS encoding 16S rRNA methyltransferase — translated: MLHLIIADSELELVPKKLRNHPIIINYAKKRNKRPEEVLLDSTYHHSVLKSLKDGERRGRPDIVHLCLMNALESILNKEGKLRVYVHTRNNEVIYIKPETRLPRNYNRFVGLMESLFKNKVVPKDLALLRIEEKTLSKLIQEIVPDAVFIMHEEGKFMMPKEFGKKLTKYTSPVVIVGGFPHGDFLSDIKGEKVSIYREPLMAWTVVNEVIVSYETSLLC
- a CDS encoding DUF257 family protein, whose protein sequence is MTSTVDEILEYTKSVMWREGIVIEYSSSEPIHLIFKWLVEISKKNADNMLVLDVLDILSMLKLNLDVAGEDTSFIHELDVIKIGGNIKLGKIIGYVDPHQDITVYASKYSKILREYYETHKNIVYFIFGMEKLVHLQERKEAFELYATNYTRYVFGDEERVGIYFINRDIATRALLLQVEEAASRVVEVIHEEGTLKIKIRKSPRLDDYGKEFKIPLEDLRHLKF
- a CDS encoding translation initiation factor IF-5A produces the protein MGDKTRVQVSKLKPGRYILIDNEPCRIGNITVSSPGKHGSAKARIEAVGIFDGKVRSIVKPTSAEVDVPIIDKRTGQIIAITPDTIQLMDMETYDLFDVPIATGVNEDIKDKLKEGINVEYWETLGRIKIMKLKGESE
- a CDS encoding carbon starvation CstA family protein, translating into MNSAVIILAAAIIYVAMYFTYGKSLQNKVVKADANRPTPAHKLYDGVDYVPAHPVVLYGHHFASIAGAGPIVGPAVAMAWGWIPSLLWVWFGNVFIGAVHDYLALMASVRYDGKSVQWIAGKIMSRRTGISFEVYIWFTLLLVVAAFVAVTARLLVLTPQAATATLLFLLVAILLGWMMYKMNVNFYVATAIGLILLVIAVWIGFKNPLIFVPGQTDATSAAYTQAYHYWNIILMVYIIIASSLPVWVLLQPRDYLNAYILWFGLLIGGIAFIALAKPFEAPGFTMWSANVVGGQPSPFWPTVPLVIACGALSGFHSIVGSGTSSKQLDKEIHGLLVGYGGMFTEGFLSTIVITAIAVYGVKLTGLNVAEWGTQYITKGGLGTFIGGYAQGLADFYGIDITLGKTFATLWIAAFTLTSLDTATRLGRFAWQELFGMVTDTSQGIWNTLTNKWIASIIIAGLGTWMAWGAGYKVLWPAFAGMNQLLASIAMMTAALWAYKVQNAGKWSYAVLIPALFLWITVTVAIVWYLIVIPLPNMSTTIAVKGALSVGLLLNFLLGYDFYLAWKRPTEEYEVAPA
- a CDS encoding DUF257 family protein, which translates into the protein MRLQLGDFLNDICEGERIFIEYESTSHPELFLDGLVKWSNEEGIPLLIVDMLDTFHLFVQQLRFLGYGTHHLENLCVIKGGGKVELGEVIGRVRIMEEFYVQLKEYNDAVRLFFEKVKSDKAVIVFLGTEKFMYSFQESSYRVEEYFDKVVRRPLFKGNMIFVFALKGLMSAQVKALWYESSTRVLEINGRGDRFFIKKAPKLDHLGGVIEL
- a CDS encoding metallophosphoesterase family protein, which encodes MRFSLPSFLRRRGLPEELLETSESKIMHISDTPDNIYSFILNLIEKSRPKYIIHTGDLVDNIKLERRPELKDRYKKRVQELLDILENSNATVYIVPGNEDDPEILKKFSRKAKIVKPGGIIEIEGIRLALAHEPCELKNNEPIDFALYGHNFKVIEKGLNGILNINFILPQSKRVIKVKYPDGTNFERGYRVMRGL
- a CDS encoding ArsA family ATPase, producing the protein MKEYLFPQEGFRVLFFIGKGGVGKTTTSAAVSVALARKGYKTLIVSIDPAHNLGDVFEVKLEDKPKQITENLYAMELDMEKLIKNYLKHLEENLKHMYRYLTVINLEKYFEVLSFSPGIEEYATLEAIREILQEGNRWDIIIFDTPPTGLTLRVLALPEIALIWTKKLIEIRKKILEKRRAIENIQGERKFVIEGEKYKLPSREEEDPVMRELRSYEGEIKLVRETITNSKRTSVIAVMNPEMLPLYETERAHEALRKFKIPFNLVVINKIIELEEDIPRIRVKIEAQKKVLREIEGIFRGIDIVMVPMFEEEPRGIEWLEKIGGLIVGD